The following proteins are co-located in the Rheinheimera salexigens genome:
- the greA gene encoding transcription elongation factor GreA, translated as MIQIPMTVQGAENLRLELHELKSVKRPAIIQAIATAREHGDLKENAEYHAAREQQGFCEGRIQDIEAKLSNVQIIDISKMKNTGKVIFGTTVTILNLETDQEVTYRIVGDDEANIKNNLISVNSPIARGLIGKSVDDVANITTPNGVVEFEITAVEYL; from the coding sequence ATGATTCAGATCCCAATGACGGTGCAGGGCGCAGAAAACTTGCGTCTTGAATTGCATGAATTAAAGTCGGTAAAAAGACCGGCTATTATTCAAGCAATCGCAACTGCACGTGAGCATGGCGATTTAAAAGAAAATGCTGAATACCACGCTGCTCGTGAGCAGCAGGGGTTCTGCGAAGGTCGAATTCAAGATATCGAAGCTAAGTTATCTAATGTACAAATTATTGACATTAGTAAAATGAAAAACACCGGCAAAGTTATCTTTGGTACCACAGTAACCATTCTTAATCTGGAAACCGATCAAGAAGTTACTTACCGCATTGTCGGTGATGATGAAGCTAATATTAAAAATAATTTAATATCAGTTAACTCGCCCATAGCACGCGGTTTAATTGGCAAGTCAGTAGATGACGTCGCCAATATCACCACACCTAACGGTGTAGTGGAATTCGAAATAACAGCAGTAGAGTACCTTTAA